A window from Dissulfurirhabdus thermomarina encodes these proteins:
- a CDS encoding 50S ribosomal protein L23, whose amino-acid sequence MSGHHDILKAPLITEKSTLLKETSEQVVFRVDRRANKIQVRQAVEALFNVKVQSVRMVNVKGKPKRMGRHFGRRSATKKAIVRLRPGDRIDFFEGV is encoded by the coding sequence ATGAGCGGCCACCACGACATACTCAAGGCCCCGCTGATCACCGAGAAGTCCACGCTCCTCAAGGAGACCTCGGAGCAGGTGGTCTTCCGGGTGGATCGGCGCGCCAACAAGATCCAGGTCAGGCAGGCGGTGGAGGCCCTGTTCAATGTGAAGGTGCAGTCCGTCCGGATGGTCAACGTCAAGGGGAAGCCCAAGCGGATGGGCCGGCACTTCGGCCGGCGCTCCGCCACCAAGAAGGCCATCGTCCGCCTTCGGCCCGGCGACCGCATCGACTTCTTCGAAGGCGTGTAG
- the rplP gene encoding 50S ribosomal protein L16 yields MLSPKKVKYRKQQKGRVRGVAHRGNTLAFGDYGLKALGRGRITARQIEAARIAITRHVRRGGKIWIRFFPDKPVSKKPAETRMGKGKGSVEEWVAVVKPGRILYEMEGVSEDLAREALRLAQQKLPIPTKIVARSEQL; encoded by the coding sequence ATGCTGAGTCCAAAAAAGGTCAAGTACCGCAAGCAACAGAAGGGGCGCGTCCGGGGTGTGGCCCATCGTGGCAACACCCTGGCCTTCGGCGACTACGGTCTCAAGGCCCTCGGGCGCGGGCGGATCACCGCCCGGCAGATCGAGGCCGCCCGTATCGCCATCACCCGCCACGTGCGGCGCGGCGGCAAGATCTGGATCCGCTTCTTCCCCGACAAGCCCGTCTCCAAGAAGCCGGCGGAGACCCGCATGGGCAAGGGGAAGGGCAGCGTCGAGGAGTGGGTGGCGGTGGTCAAGCCCGGGCGCATCCTCTACGAGATGGAAGGCGTCTCCGAGGACCTGGCCAGGGAGGCCCTGCGGCTGGCCCAGCAGAAATTGCCCATCCCCACGAAGATCGTGGCCAGGAGTGAACAGCTATGA
- the rpmC gene encoding 50S ribosomal protein L29 — protein MTSAKELRELSLEELAAREAELRQELFNLRFQTATHQLENPMRIRSVRRTIARVKTILQERRRGVSAGGPGSEA, from the coding sequence ATGACCAGCGCGAAGGAACTTCGGGAGCTGAGCCTCGAGGAACTCGCCGCCCGAGAGGCCGAATTGCGGCAGGAGCTCTTCAATCTCCGGTTTCAGACCGCGACGCACCAGCTCGAGAATCCCATGCGGATCCGGTCCGTGCGCCGGACCATCGCCAGGGTGAAGACCATCCTGCAGGAGAGGCGCCGCGGCGTGTCGGCCGGTGGGCCCGGGAGTGAGGCATGA
- the rplV gene encoding 50S ribosomal protein L22 — translation MEAKAVARYLRVSPRKARLVADTVRGKPVSEAIYTLSFTPRKAARLIKKVLESAVANADQNPSIDVDTLYVKQILVDQGPQLKRWRPRAMGRAYGIRHRLSHITVVLDEA, via the coding sequence ATGGAAGCCAAGGCAGTGGCTCGATATCTCAGGGTGTCCCCCCGGAAGGCCCGGTTGGTGGCCGACACGGTCCGCGGCAAGCCGGTCTCCGAGGCCATCTACACCTTGTCTTTCACGCCCCGGAAGGCCGCGCGGCTCATCAAGAAGGTCCTCGAGTCCGCCGTGGCCAACGCCGACCAGAATCCGAGCATCGACGTGGATACCCTCTACGTGAAGCAGATTCTCGTGGACCAGGGTCCGCAGCTCAAGCGCTGGCGGCCCCGGGCCATGGGCCGGGCGTATGGGATCCGCCATCGCCTGTCCCACATCACCGTGGTTCTCGACGAAGCCTAA
- the rpsQ gene encoding 30S ribosomal protein S17 yields the protein MNSEKGQRRTLVGVVTSDKMDKGVVVLVRRRFRHPIYGKYVLRHKKYMAHDPANDCRSGDTVMIEEHRPVSRRKRWRVKQILERAV from the coding sequence ATGAACAGCGAGAAGGGACAGAGGCGGACGCTCGTCGGGGTGGTGACGAGCGACAAGATGGACAAGGGCGTGGTCGTGCTGGTCCGGCGCCGGTTCCGGCATCCCATCTACGGCAAATACGTCTTGCGGCACAAGAAGTACATGGCCCACGATCCCGCCAACGACTGCCGCAGCGGTGACACCGTCATGATCGAGGAACACCGCCCCGTCAGCCGGCGCAAGCGTTGGCGGGTCAAACAGATTCTGGAGCGCGCCGTCTGA
- the rplB gene encoding 50S ribosomal protein L2: MPVRKYKPVSPGRRDMTVLVDPDLTRKEPERSLVRPLKRSGGRNVYGRVTARRRGGGHKRKYRVIDFRRDKLDVPAKVAAIEYDPNRSSRIALLHYADGEKRYILAPHGLKVGDAVVSGEAVDVKPGNSMPLRSMPLGTLVHNVELRPGKGGQIVRGAGTSAQVMAKEGRYVQLRLPSGEVRMFLDTCRATVGQVGNLDHENVSLGKAGRSRWLGRRPRVRGVAMNPVDHPMGGGEGRSSGGRHPCSPWGMPTKGYRTRKKKPSDRFIVRRRRK, encoded by the coding sequence ATGCCCGTCAGAAAGTACAAGCCGGTATCCCCGGGCCGACGTGACATGACCGTCCTGGTGGATCCCGATCTCACCCGGAAGGAACCGGAGCGGTCCCTGGTCCGCCCCCTCAAGCGGTCCGGCGGCCGGAACGTCTACGGCCGGGTCACCGCCCGGCGCCGGGGCGGGGGGCACAAGCGCAAGTACCGCGTCATCGACTTCCGGCGCGACAAGCTGGATGTGCCCGCCAAGGTGGCCGCCATCGAGTACGATCCCAACCGGTCGTCTCGAATCGCCCTGCTCCATTACGCGGACGGGGAGAAGCGCTACATCCTCGCCCCCCACGGGCTCAAGGTGGGCGATGCCGTGGTCTCCGGCGAGGCCGTGGACGTCAAGCCCGGCAACTCCATGCCGCTCCGGAGTATGCCGCTCGGCACCCTGGTCCACAACGTGGAACTCCGGCCGGGCAAGGGCGGCCAGATCGTCCGCGGGGCCGGCACCTCCGCCCAGGTGATGGCCAAGGAGGGGCGCTACGTGCAGTTGCGCCTTCCCAGCGGCGAGGTCCGCATGTTCCTCGACACCTGCCGCGCCACGGTGGGGCAGGTGGGCAACCTCGACCACGAGAACGTCTCCCTGGGCAAGGCGGGACGCTCGCGGTGGCTTGGCCGCCGGCCCAGGGTCCGCGGCGTGGCCATGAACCCCGTGGACCATCCCATGGGCGGCGGCGAGGGGCGGTCCTCCGGCGGGCGCCATCCCTGCAGCCCGTGGGGCATGCCGACCAAGGGGTACCGGACCCGGAAGAAGAAGCCCAGCGACCGCTTCATTGTGCGGCGCCGCCGGAAGTAA
- the rpsC gene encoding 30S ribosomal protein S3, giving the protein MGQKVNPVGLRLKVIRTWDSRWFAEKGVADLVYEDHLVRTYVKEKVAHAGISKIEIERAAQRLRLKIHTARPGIVIGKKGVEIEALKKGVEKLVKRPVAIDIVEVRRPEVDAQLVAENVAGQLVRRIAFRRAMKRAVSMALKFGAQGVRIACAGRLGGAEMSRREWYREGRVPLHTLRADIDYGFAEAKTTYGVIGVKVWIFKGEVLPEKEAEAAALGI; this is encoded by the coding sequence TTGGGACAGAAAGTCAATCCCGTGGGGCTGAGACTCAAGGTCATCCGGACCTGGGATTCCCGCTGGTTCGCTGAGAAGGGGGTTGCCGACCTCGTGTACGAGGATCACCTGGTCCGGACCTACGTGAAGGAGAAGGTGGCCCACGCGGGGATCTCCAAGATCGAGATCGAGCGGGCGGCGCAGCGGCTGCGCCTCAAGATCCACACGGCCCGGCCCGGGATCGTGATCGGCAAGAAGGGGGTCGAGATCGAGGCCCTCAAGAAGGGCGTGGAGAAGCTGGTGAAGCGGCCGGTGGCCATCGACATCGTCGAGGTCCGGCGGCCCGAGGTGGACGCCCAGCTGGTGGCCGAGAACGTGGCGGGGCAGCTGGTGCGGCGGATCGCCTTCCGCCGGGCCATGAAGCGGGCCGTCTCCATGGCCCTGAAGTTCGGCGCACAGGGGGTTCGGATCGCCTGCGCCGGCCGGCTCGGCGGCGCCGAGATGTCCCGGCGCGAGTGGTACCGGGAGGGACGGGTCCCGCTCCATACCCTGCGGGCCGACATCGACTACGGGTTCGCCGAGGCCAAGACCACCTACGGCGTCATCGGGGTGAAGGTCTGGATCTTCAAGGGCGAGGTCCTGCCGGAGAAGGAGGCGGAGGCGGCGGCGCTCGGGATCTAG
- the rpsS gene encoding 30S ribosomal protein S19, whose amino-acid sequence MPRSVKKGPFVDAHLLEKVQRARETKDRRVIKTWSRRSTILPEMVGMTFAVHNGRKFIPVFVTENMVGHKLGEFSPTRTFYGHAAGKKSKVGRK is encoded by the coding sequence GTGCCTAGATCAGTCAAGAAAGGACCCTTCGTCGACGCCCACCTCCTGGAGAAGGTGCAGAGGGCCCGCGAGACCAAGGACCGGCGGGTCATCAAGACGTGGTCCCGGCGTTCCACCATCCTGCCCGAGATGGTGGGCATGACCTTCGCGGTGCACAACGGGCGCAAGTTCATCCCGGTCTTCGTGACCGAGAACATGGTCGGTCACAAGCTCGGGGAGTTTTCGCCCACCCGGACTTTCTACGGCCATGCCGCCGGGAAGAAGTCCAAGGTGGGACGGAAGTAG
- the rplX gene encoding 50S ribosomal protein L24: MKRVKTYLRKNDRVMVIAGKDKGKAGRILSILTKKGRATVEGVNIIKRHTRPGPGSQGGIIEKEGPVHLSNLMLICDKCTDPVRIRWKVLENGEKVRVCKKCGEVIATEAK; this comes from the coding sequence ATGAAACGGGTCAAGACATACCTCAGGAAGAACGACCGCGTGATGGTCATCGCGGGCAAGGACAAGGGAAAGGCCGGGCGGATCCTCTCCATCCTGACCAAGAAGGGCCGCGCCACCGTGGAGGGGGTCAACATCATCAAGCGGCACACCCGTCCCGGTCCCGGCTCCCAGGGGGGCATCATCGAGAAGGAAGGTCCCGTCCACCTGTCGAACCTCATGCTCATCTGCGACAAGTGCACGGATCCCGTGCGCATCCGGTGGAAGGTCCTGGAGAACGGGGAGAAGGTCCGGGTGTGCAAGAAGTGCGGCGAGGTCATTGCAACCGAAGCCAAGTAG
- the rplN gene encoding 50S ribosomal protein L14 has product MIQQESMLNVADNSGAKRVLCIRVLGGTGRRYARIGDVIVVSVKEALPNSKVKKGDVAKAVIVRTRKEIQRGDGSSIRFDENAAVLINQYGEPVGTRIFGPVARELRAKRYMKIISLAPEVL; this is encoded by the coding sequence ATGATCCAGCAGGAATCCATGCTCAACGTGGCGGACAACTCCGGGGCCAAGCGGGTGCTCTGCATCCGCGTGCTCGGGGGGACCGGCCGGCGTTATGCCCGGATCGGCGACGTCATCGTGGTGTCCGTCAAGGAGGCGCTGCCCAATTCCAAGGTGAAGAAGGGCGACGTGGCCAAGGCGGTGATCGTCCGGACGCGGAAGGAGATCCAGCGGGGTGACGGCTCCTCCATCCGCTTCGACGAGAACGCCGCCGTCCTCATCAACCAGTACGGAGAGCCCGTCGGGACCCGGATCTTCGGACCGGTGGCCCGGGAGCTCAGGGCCAAGCGCTACATGAAGATCATCTCGTTGGCGCCCGAGGTCCTCTGA